CCTTTCCGGCTGTTGGTTTACCATCAGCCGGTGGAATAGACAACCGGAGGCGATTCTGAGACAATCCTGTGGCCTTGGATAGCAAACGAGTAATTTCCTTCACCGGAGTACCAGAGCTCAAATCCAAATTCTCCGGTAAACGCGTAATGCGCTTGCCCCGCGATTTGAATAGAATGTTTACCATCTTTATTGATCCTTGGGCAATGTGTCTCACCCGAAACTTAGCAACAATTATTCTTCGACATCTCTAGCACAAATTGGGGACTGTTTAACCCTAACCCTAAATTTGATGCTATAACAACAAGTGCAAGCCAAGGGTGTTTCTGGCAGTCGAGAAATTGATAGAGGATAATTGTGGAAATGTCTTTCGTTATATTCTACTAGGGGAATCCCCATCACTCAATTAATTATAAAGTATTGATGTACCATATATTATATGCTTTCCTGgctaaaaatataaatcaGGGGTAGACGCACTTTGCACGGCTGACTGAACGGGAAGCTGTCTGTCGAACGCACCACCTGCATTCTGTGTGCAAGTGGTAATTTAATGGTGGGTCGGGGTATTTGGTCTCcttatttttcttctgataTAGATCGAAACCTTAATATTACAAAAGTTGGCTCAATCGATAGTGGATTTTAAAGTTTGGTGGATTGTGTGGCCGCTATTGTATGCCACTTAATCGCAGCATATCTAGTTTTTACAGTAGGGAGGCTAAACCTGATCACTCTGTTTAGATGACCCGGTTTGTAAACAAGAATAATGTATGGAACAGTTGATAGAGTCAACGCCCAGAATGCAAAGGCAAAACTGGCAGACTCTTATACAAAACTGTTACGCGAAATCACTACGCCTACAATTTCTTCTGGTACGTTTTCCATAGGCAACTATTCCATTATCCGTCTTATTGGTACTGGCAGTTTTGGCAAAGTGTACCTTGCTAGCCACAAGTTTACGAAATCAAAGGTGGTATTGAAATCATCACCTAAAGAACAGCCGAATTTGGTACGTGAGAtccatcatcatcgacaATTTAAACATCCTCATATTGCTAGACTGTATGAGATTATTGTTACCGAGACTTCAGTATGGATGGTTTTGGAGTACTGTCCAGGGGACGAGCTATATACATACCTGGTGAACAATAATGGACAGCTGAAACCAGACGAGACCAAGAAGATATTCTCTGAACTCTGTGGTGCTGTAACCTATACACACTCAAAGAATTGTGCCCACAGAGATATTAAACTTGAGAATACACTATTAGACAAACGCCATAATGTGAAATTAGTGGATTTTGGGTTTACAAGGGAATACGAGAACAGTCGGACCATGCTTGATACCGTGTGTGGTACCAGTTGTTATATGGCTCCTGAGATCTTGATGGGAAAGAAATATTCTGGTGAAGCTATTGATGTGTGGTCATTGGGCGTCATACTGTATACTCTTTTATATGGCGAAATGCCCTTTGAGGAAGAAACTGATGTTGATACTAGGATGAAGATTATAAATGAGGAGCCTAGTTATGGAGATTTTGTACGTGGTAAGCCAGTTCCAGAGGATGGCAAGAACCTCGTCaagttattattatctaaGGACCCTAAACAGAGACTGGCTCTAGAGGAAATATTACAGCATCCATACCTGGAAGACTACGGATTATTGCAACGCAATATATTGGCCACCAAAGAGCCCAAGCCATTTTCAACTAAATCAGAGAAAAAGGTTTTACGGAGTTTGAAATCTTCTAATATCGACATCAGTAATTTGGCTGAATCAGTTCTTTCTCAAAGCTGTGATTCATTAGCAGGGTTTTGGGCTCTCGCTGTAGAACGACAAACTAAAATTGATCTTAAGAAACACAGACGCTCAAGCTTGGGTATAAAGCTTACGAAGCGTGATGGTATAGAAAAAGACGGTGGTGACGATGAAAGCAGGGGACCGGCATCTCCCAAAGGTAGTGTGCATGGGGTCAGCCGATTCAGATCCCCGAGTGCTCCTCATTCGCCTCGGTCTCCCCTTGGTAAATTTGCGTCTTCTATTCGCTCTTCGAGTGATCGGGAGAGGTCGGATAGAATTGACCGGATGGAAAGGGCCGACAAACTTGTTGAAATGAATAGCAGCCCTATAAATGGTACAGCAGATAGTCATCTAGCTGAAGTTTCTAATGACCCACCGGCGAATATTGGTGAGATTAGTTCTAGTGTTGGAAAAAGTAATCCTCATAACCAACAAGCGGCCGAATCTGGGAACACCAAATCTGGCTTAGATGGCCCGTCCAGTTTAACGGTTTCCAATCAGTCTATCAACGATTTTCCAGAATTAACGACCCATCCATCAATTATCGAGCGTACAAAAACCAAGGCATCTTCAACTTCGCGTGATATAAGGGCCTCTCTTAAGGCTacgatgatgaaaataattcttATTGGTAGTTTAAGGCGACGCCAATCTGTTATTGATGTCGATGGCGCCCCCTCTACTGTTTCTGCATCAAGTACGCTAAAGTCCGCCCAGTCCAACCCTTCGCAATCTAACGTTCGTGGTCTCGATATACATGACGAATCAGGAGGAGAGATCGGTGGGCTCAACTCCTCCGACCGTCAACCAACTACGCTTATTATTCAACCTGATAGTGACAAGGATGAAATTGATCAACAGTCTCTCGTCGATCCAAATCAAAGTCGAAAAGAAAGGTCTAGCTCCGACTTCAATGATACTCTTGGTAGTTCTCAGAGTCGTGGTAAGCCGAGTCGTAAGCTTGCTGTTCTGGCGCGCCCTATTTCACAAATCTCACAAATCTCTCAGATTTCTGCATTTTCACAACTATCTCAATATTCAACGAATTCACAAATCTCGGCAGCACCGTCCCAATTAtcacaagaaaaaataaaccaagCATTCAATAAACCCCAGAGCGAGGGCAGTTCGCGACCAAAATATTCCCGTCGTTccacatcttcatcaatttcatcattaATTTCGAGACACCGTAAAACACACTCCAAAGCATCCAGCACCTCTAGTGCTTCTCTCAAATCAGCTCCGGGTAGCCCCAGAAGGGTAGCCTCCCCCGTACCGGGTTCACATTCTCCATTTCCAAGGGCACGAGGACGATTTAGTGAACATAGTGTTTTCCCCTCATCCAAGCTTGAAAGCCCAAGCTCACGAGTAAGACTTCGCAGAAAGTCTCCTTTTGCTGGGATCACTTCATATGGTCGTAGGCAATCCAACTCCAGTACGCGAAAAGCAGCGGCTGCAAAAGTTATAGAAGAAGGTGAAGAAGGCGAAGAAGACAATGTATACGAAGACATTGATCTAGATGACGACATTTTAAAACAAGAATAGCATTTTGATAATTTAACTTGACCTTTAGTAATAAAAGCATAGACAAGGCTAAATTATTAgtttatttaattaatttctTAATATCACATTTTTTTCTAAATTTGGCTTCAATCTAAATGCATCAGATGTTGGCGATGACAATAGCGGGTTGTCCAGGAACAGCTTCCTGGACTTGCTTAACAGATGGAACCTCGACTTCCTCGCCAGAAATGATGTCCTTACCCTTCGTATTATCGTTTTCATCAATGGCAATAAGTTGAATCTCCTCGATTTTTGTAGCTTGAGGACTCTTTTTCAGAAGAGTAACAGTTGTCTTTACGGTATCAACCTCGCTAAAAGTCAGCTTACGATTAAAAACGGTGTTGGGGGGGAGCTTCTCAACCGTCAATTTAGTCTTTAAAGTATTGACAAATTGCATACCACGTTTAACATCACCAATCTTAGCAATCTTCTGTTTGAAATCTGGAGTGAAGTCGAGCGATAAGTTCTCAAAAGCATCTCTGACAACTTCAATGTATTCATCTTGCCATTTGGGAAATGCTAACGAAATGTAAAGGGACAATTTAGAAGGCTTCTTGGGATCAAAGTCATTacccttcttcttcttcttgagtAAAGCACCTTCAGTTTCACGTGCAGATCTCGAAAGATTTCGGACATAGGCAAGAGCATCAGAAATTGACTTGTTGATGGGGCTATCAACCTTTGGGAAGTGGGCGTATTGCACCGACTCATTCTTTCCCAAGATATCACGCCAAACATATTCAGCAAAATGAGGGGCAATAGGAGTAAGGAGAAGAGCTTGAACCTCGATATATCTGCGGACAAGCTCTTTGTGCATACCTGTACCAACAGATGTAGTAGACTCCCGGTAATAATCACGAGCACTCTGGAAATCAAATAATCCAGACTTAAGGGCACCCTTGTACCAAGCATTCTCGTAATTATCCTTGGTAGCAGCAATGAGTTCATTCATTTCATTAGCAAAAGCTAAGTCAAAGAAGTTGTACTCATCAGCGCTGCCGGTACGAAGCTCAGAATCATTCTTAATGACCTCTTCCATCCATTCCTTCAGGTTATACAAACGCAAGATAGCAGCGTTAGCGTTGCTCTCATCAAAGTTGGCATCTTCAAATgtatcaccagcatcgGCCAGAGCAATTCTAGcggcatcagcaccaaatTTTTTGACTATTTCTTCAAGAGTCATGAAGTTACCAGTAGATTTGGACATCTTTTCGTTGTTGAGCATCAAGTGACCATTAGCACGGATACCGCGGGGCCAAAATTCTTCAGGAAAGATAGCAGTATGTACGTAAATGAAAAATGTCAAATGATTGGGTATAAGATCCTTACCAGACACTCTGACATCTAGAGGATAAAAGTACTGGAATTCATGGCGCATTTTCATAAGCTTGTCTTTAGAAATGGTGGTGTTGAGGTTGCTCATATCATCGGTAGGATTGGTGAACACGAAATCCCAGACCTCATCAGTCATTTCCTCAACCTTAATATCCAAAAGACCCTTTTCTCTACCGTAAAAGTCGGAGTGAAGAAAGTGGGAAATGGTGTAATAAGCCATGTATATTGTGGAGTCTGATAGAGATTCAACCAGATACTGGGGATCCCAAGGAATCTTGGTACCGAGACCATAAGATCTAGAAAGAGCCCAGTTCTTCAACCAACCAAGTACCTTCTCAAAACCATGCTTGGTCTCGGGACTGTAAGTGTTCATTTGAGAAAGACATTGCTCAGCCTTAGCTCTCCATGAGTCCTCACCATAATCAGTATACCACTGGTCTTGAAGAGAAACAACACACTCATCACCACTTCTGGAAATGACCAATCCCTCAGGCTCGTCGTAAACAAAAGCTTCATTGCTTGCAATCAAATCAGCCTTCACCTTAGGCTTAGCATCTTCGACCTTTTCACCCTTGT
The Sugiyamaella lignohabitans strain CBS 10342 chromosome A, complete sequence genome window above contains:
- a CDS encoding non-specific serine/threonine protein kinase (Protein kinase of unknown cellular role; binds phosphatidylinositols and cardiolipin in a large-scale study; GO_component: GO:0005575 - cellular_component [Evidence ND]; GO_function: GO:0005524 - ATP binding [Evidence IEA,IEA]; GO_function: GO:0016301 - kinase activity [Evidence IEA]; GO_function: GO:0000166 - nucleotide binding [Evidence IEA]; GO_function: GO:0004672 - protein kinase activity [Evidence IEA]; GO_function: GO:0004672 - protein kinase activity [Evidence IDA] [PMID 16319894]; GO_function: GO:0004672 - protein kinase activity [Evidence ISS] [PMID 9020587]; GO_function: GO:0004674 - protein serine/threonine kinase activity [Evidence IEA,IEA]; GO_function: GO:0016740 - transferase activity [Evidence IEA]; GO_function: GO:0016772 - transferase activity, transferring phosphorus-containing groups [Evidence IEA]; GO_process: GO:0016310 - phosphorylation [Evidence IEA]; GO_process: GO:0006468 - protein phosphorylation [Evidence IEA]; GO_process: GO:0006468 - protein phosphorylation [Evidence IDA] [PMID 16319894]), encoding MYGTVDRVNAQNAKAKLADSYTKLLREITTPTISSGTFSIGNYSIIRLIGTGSFGKVYLASHKFTKSKVVLKSSPKEQPNLVREIHHHRQFKHPHIARLYEIIVTETSVWMVLEYCPGDELYTYLVNNNGQLKPDETKKIFSELCGAVTYTHSKNCAHRDIKLENTLLDKRHNVKLVDFGFTREYENSRTMLDTVCGTSCYMAPEILMGKKYSGEAIDVWSLGVILYTLLYGEMPFEEETDVDTRMKIINEEPSYGDFVRGKPVPEDGKNLVKLLLSKDPKQRLALEEILQHPYLEDYGLLQRNILATKEPKPFSTKSEKKVLRSLKSSNIDISNLAESVLSQSCDSLAGFWALAVERQTKIDLKKHRRSSLGIKLTKRDGIEKDGGDDESRGPASPKGSVHGVSRFRSPSAPHSPRSPLGKFASSIRSSSDRERSDRIDRMERADKLVEMNSSPINGTADSHLAEVSNDPPANIGEISSSVGKSNPHNQQAAESGNTKSGLDGPSSLTVSNQSINDFPELTTHPSIIERTKTKASSTSRDIRASLKATMMKIILIGSLRRRQSVIDVDGAPSTVSASSTLKSAQSNPSQSNVRGLDIHDESGGEIGGLNSSDRQPTTLIIQPDSDKDEIDQQSLVDPNQSRKERSSSDFNDTLGSSQSRGKPSRKLAVLARPISQISQISQISAFSQLSQYSTNSQISAAPSQLSQEKINQAFNKPQSEGSSRPKYSRRSTSSSISSLISRHRKTHSKASSTSSASLKSAPGSPRRVASPVPGSHSPFPRARGRFSEHSVFPSSKLESPSSRVRLRRKSPFAGITSYGRRQSNSSTRKAAAAKVIEEGEEGEEDNVYEDIDLDDDILKQE
- the CDC60 gene encoding leucine--tRNA ligase CDC60 (Cytosolic leucyl tRNA synthetase; ligates leucine to the appropriate tRNA; GO_component: GO:0005737 - cytoplasm [Evidence IEA,IEA,IEA]; GO_component: GO:0005737 - cytoplasm [Evidence IDA] [PMID 9742237]; GO_function: GO:0005524 - ATP binding [Evidence IEA,IEA]; GO_function: GO:0002161 - aminoacyl-tRNA editing activity [Evidence IEA]; GO_function: GO:0004812 - aminoacyl-tRNA ligase activity [Evidence IEA,IEA]; GO_function: GO:0004823 - leucine-tRNA ligase activity [Evidence IEA,IEA]; GO_function: GO:0004823 - leucine-tRNA ligase activity [Evidence IDA] [PMID 9742237]; GO_function: GO:0016874 - ligase activity [Evidence IEA]; GO_function: GO:0000166 - nucleotide binding [Evidence IEA,IEA]; GO_process: GO:0006429 - leucyl-tRNA aminoacylation [Evidence IEA]; GO_process: GO:0006429 - leucyl-tRNA aminoacylation [Evidence IDA] [PMID 9742237]; GO_process: GO:0032006 - regulation of TOR signaling [Evidence IMP,IPI] [PMID 22424774]; GO_process: GO:0006450 - regulation of translational fidelity [Evidence IEA]; GO_process: GO:0006418 - tRNA aminoacylation for protein translation [Evidence IEA]; GO_process: GO:0006412 - translation [Evidence IEA]), with protein sequence MAYPYMNGVLHAGHCFTLSKVEFATGYERMLGKNALFPLGFHCTGMPIKACADKLTREIEQFGENFENAPTPEEEAAVAAAAEEAEKSKKPATKTDPSKFTAKKSKAVAKQGRAKYQFEIMLQLGIPREEVSKFADPFYWVEYFPPLCQRDCNSFGARIDWRRSFVTTNANPYYDSFIRWNMNRLREAGKIKFGKRYTIFSAKDNQPCMDHDRQVGEAVNPQEYTAIKIKVTEWPEAAQKVLSEQSFDLNGKSVYLIAATLRPETMYGQTCCFVSPKIEYGIFDAGNNDYYICTERAFKNMSFQDLTPVRGYYQASAKISGSVIIGAKIKAPLSVYPELRVLPMETVLANKGTGVVTSVPSNSPDDYITAIDLQNKPEYYKIEREWASFEPVAIIETPTYGTVTAKTIIEQLKVKSPKDKDALAQAKELAYKEDFYQGVMVIGKYKGEKVEDAKPKVKADLIASNEAFVYDEPEGLVISRSGDECVVSLQDQWYTDYGEDSWRAKAEQCLSQMNTYSPETKHGFEKVLGWLKNWALSRSYGLGTKIPWDPQYLVESLSDSTIYMAYYTISHFLHSDFYGREKGLLDIKVEEMTDEVWDFVFTNPTDDMSNLNTTISKDKLMKMRHEFQYFYPLDVRVSGKDLIPNHLTFFIYVHTAIFPEEFWPRGIRANGHLMLNNEKMSKSTGNFMTLEEIVKKFGADAARIALADAGDTFEDANFDESNANAAILRLYNLKEWMEEVIKNDSELRTGSADEYNFFDLAFANEMNELIAATKDNYENAWYKGALKSGLFDFQSARDYYRESTTSVGTGMHKELVRRYIEVQALLLTPIAPHFAEYVWRDILGKNESVQYAHFPKVDSPINKSISDALAYVRNLSRSARETEGALLKKKKKGNDFDPKKPSKLSLYISLAFPKWQDEYIEVVRDAFENLSLDFTPDFKQKIAKIGDVKRGMQFVNTLKTKLTVEKLPPNTVFNRKLTFSEVDTVKTTVTLLKKSPQATKIEEIQLIAIDENDNTKGKDIISGEEVEVPSVKQVQEAVPGQPAIVIANI